A window of Saccharomyces paradoxus chromosome XIII, complete sequence contains these coding sequences:
- the MYO5 gene encoding myosin 5 (One of two type I myosin motors~similar to YMR109W), with protein MAILKRGARKKVHQEPAKRSANIKKATFDSSKKKEVGVSDLTLLSQISDEAINENLKKRFLNATIYTYIGHVLISVNPFRDLGIYTDAVMNEYKGKNRLEVPPHVFAIAESMYYNMKSYNENQCVIISGESGAGKTEAAKRIMQYIAAASSTHTESIGKIKDMVLATNPLLESFGCAKTLRNNNSSRHGKYLEIKFNNQFEPCAGNITNYLLEKQRVVSQIKNERNFHIFYQFTKGASDAYRQTFGVQKPEQYVYTAAAGCISAETIDDLQDYQETLKAMRVIGLGQEEQDQIFRMLAAILWIGNVSFIENEEGNAQVRDTSVTDFVAYLLQIDSQLLTKSLVERIMETNHGMKRGSVYHVPLNIVQADAVRDALAKAIYNNLFDWIVSRVNKSLQAFPGAEKSIGILDIYGFEIFEHNSFEQICINYVNEKLQQIFIQLTLKSEQETYEREKIQWTPIKYFDNKVVCDLIEARRPPGIFAAMNDSVATAHADSNAADQAFAQRLNLFTTNPHFDLRSNKFVIKHYAGDVTYDIDGITDKNKDQLQKDLVELIGTTTNTFLATIFPDTVDRESKRRPPTAGDKIIKSANDLVETLSKAQPSYIRTIKPNETKSPNDYDDRQVLHQIKYLGLQENVRIRRAGFAYRQVFEKFVERFYLLSPHCSYAGDYTWQGDTLDAVKYILQDSSIPQQEYQLGVTSVFIKTPETLFALEHMRDKYWHNMAARIQRAWRRFLQRRIDAATKIQRTIRERKEGNKYEKLRDYGTKVLGGRKERRSMSLLGYRAFMGDYLSCNESKSKGAYIKRQVGIKEMIIFSIHGEALHTKFGRSAQRLKKTFLLTPTTLYIVGQTLVQNAMTYTQDYKIDVRNIQAVSLTNLQDGWVGINLTGSGQPDPLINTYFKTELITHLKRFNDKIQIKIGSTIEYQKKPGKLHSVKCQINESSPKYGDIYKSSTISVRRGNPPNSQVHKKPRKKSSISSGHRASSSQATRKPVSNVPAQHVPVAPTPRHSKKPAPPPPGMQNKATTRRSAPNPGSNPITSQTNVRPAVPTDATRATPVGATTKSNRQANIPPPPPPPPTTKPKEPMFEAAYDFPGSGSPSELPLKKGDVVYITREEPSGWSLAKLLNGSKEGWVPTAYMKPHSGNNNVSAPPPPPQNRNVSQPVPNSVQQNNTSVNVLPTATQASLGDGLANALAARANKMRLESDDEEANEDEEEDDW; from the coding sequence ATGGCTATCTTAAAAAGAGGGGCTAGAAAGAAGGTACATCAGGAGCCTGCCAAACGCTCTGCGAATATCAAGAAAGCCACTTTCGATTCctcgaagaagaaagaagttgGTGTGTCTGATCTGactcttctttctcaaaTCTCTGATGAAGCTATAAATGAAAACTTAAAGAAGAGATTTTTGAATGCTACAATCTACACTTATATAGGTCATGTGTTGATCAGTGTCAATCCATTTCGAGACCTCGGAATCTATACTGATGCCGTTATGAATGAATACAAAGGTAAGAATAGATTGGAAGTGCCACCCCATGTATTTGCAATTGCAGAGTCTATGTACTACAATATGAAGTCTTACAATGAAAATCAGTGTGTTATCATTTCAGGTGAATCAGGTGCGGGTAAAACTGAAGCAGCCAAGAGAATTATGCAATATATTGCGGCCGCTTCTAGCACTCATACAGAGTCAATTGGCAAGATTAAAGACATGGTTTTAGCCACAAATCCATTGCTGGAATCTTTTGGTTGCGCAAAGACTTTGAGAAATAATAACTCTTCTAGGCATGGGAAATATCTAGAAATTAAATTTAATAATCAGTTTGAGCCATGTGCAGGCAATATTACAAACtatttgttggaaaaaCAGAGAGTTGTGAGTCAAATCAAGAATGAGAGAAATTTCCATATATTCTACCAATTTACGAAAGGTGCTTCCGACGCTTATAGGCAAACATTTGGGGTTCAAAAACCAGAGCAATATGTGTACACAGCTGCCGCAGGATGTATATCTGCTGAAACAATTGATGACTTACAAGATTATCAAGAAACATTAAAAGCTATGAGAGTTATTGGTCTCGGCCAAGAGGAACAAGACCAAATTTTCAGAATGTTGGCTGCAATCCTTTGGATTGGTAATGTTTCCTTCATAGAAAATGAGGAGGGAAATGCGCAAGTTAGAGACACCTCGGTAACTGATTTTGTTGCTTATTTGTTACAAATAGATAGCCAATTGCTAACCAAGTCACttgttgaaagaattaTGGAAACCAATCATGGTATGAAAAGAGGGTCAGTGTATCATGTTCCATTAAATATTGTCCAAGCAGATGCGGTTAGAGATGCTTTGGCAAAGGCTATTTACAACAACTTATTTGACTGGATTGTGAGTAGGGTTAACAAATCTTTGCAGGCTTTCCCAGGCGCTGAAAAATCCATTGGTATTCTTGATATTTACGgttttgaaatctttgaacATAACTCTTTCGAGCAGATCTGTATCAATTATGTTAATGAAAAGTTGCAACAAATCTTTATCCAATTGACATTGAAATCTGAACAAGAAACTTacgaaagagaaaagattCAATGGACCCCAATCAAATACTTCGATAACAAGGTTGTTTGTGATTTGATTGAGGCAAGAAGACCACCTGGTATATTTGCTGCAATGAATGATTCTGTTGCAACTGCACATGCGGATTCAAATGCTGCTGATCAGGCTTTTGCCCAGCGTTTAAACTTGTTCACAACAAATCCACATTTTGACTTGAGATCTAACAAGTTTGTTATTAAGCATTATGCCGGTGATGTCACATACGATATTGACGGTATTACAGATAAAAATAAGGATCAATTACAAAAGGACCTAGTAGAATTAATCGGTACTACTACTAATACATTTTTAGCCACCATTTTCCCGGATACTGTAGACAGAGAGTCAAAAAGAAGACCACCTACAGCGGGTGATAAAATTATAAAGAGCGCAAATGACTTGGTTGaaactttatcaaaagCACAACCTTCATATATCAGAACAATTAAGCCAAACGAAACCAAATCTCCTAACGATTACGACGATCGACAAGTTCTACACCAGATCAAGTATCTAGGTCTGCAAGAAAACGTGCGCATAAGAAGAGCGGGTTTTGCATATAGACAGgtgtttgaaaaattcgtggaaagattttatttattatctCCTCACTGTTCTTACGCTGGTGACTATACATGGCAAGGTGATACCTTGGATGCTGTTAAGTATATTTTACAGGATTCTTCTATCCCACAGCAGGAGTATCAACTAGGTGTCACAAGTGTTTTCATTAAAACACCTGAAACATTATTTGCCTTGGAGCATATGAGAGATAAATACTGGCACAATATGGCTGCCAGAATCCAGCGTGCTTGGAGGAGATTTTtgcaaagaagaattgaTGCAGCTACTAAGATCCAACGCACTATCAGGGAGAGGAAAGAAGGTAATAAGTACGAAAAGCTCCGGGATTATGGTACAAAGGTTTTGggtggaagaaaagaaagaagatctATGTCGTTATTAGGTTATAGAGCCTTCATGGGTGATTATCTATCATGCAACGAATCCAAATCTAAGGGCGCTTATATCAAAAGGCAAGTGGGCATCAAAGAGATGATcatcttttcaatacatGGTGAAGCTTTGCATACCAAATTTGGTCGTTCTGCACAAAGGTTGAAAAAGACTTTCTTATTAACTCCAACAACGTTGTACATTGTTGGTCAGACTTTGGTTCAAAATGCTATGACCTATACACAAGATTATAAAATTGATGTGCGGAACATTCAAGCGGTTAGTTTAACCAACTTACAGGATGGTTGGGTCGGCATTAATTTGACTGGTTCAGGTCAACCTGACCCATTGATCAATACATATTTCAAAACGGAACTTATAACGCATCTAAAGAGGTTTAACGACAAGATTCAAATTAAAATAGGGTCGACGATAGAATACCAAAAGAAACCTGGAAAGTTGCATTCAGTGAAATGTCAAATTAATGAATCTTCACCAAAATATGGCGACATATATAAATCTAGTACAATATCAGTCCGTCGTGGTAATCCGCCTAATTCTCAAGTGCACAAAAAACCGAGAAAAAAGagttcaatttcttcaggGCATCGTGCCAGTTCCTCGCAAGCAACGAGGAAACCAGTTTCAAATGTTCCCGCACAGCATGTACCTGTTGCCCCAACTCCTAGACATTCTAAAAAACCTGCCCCTCCACCGCCAGGGATGCAGAACAAAGCCACTACAAGAAGATCCGCTCCTAATCCTGGTTCTAACCCCATTACATCCCAAACTAATGTCCGCCCTGCTGTCCCTACTGATGCCACTCGTGCTACACCCGTTGGTGCCACAACGAAGAGCAATAGACAGGCCAATATCCCCCCTCCCCCTCCACCACCGCCCACTACGAAGCCAAAAGAACCCATGTTTGAAGCGGCTTACGATTTTCCTGGTTCAGGATCGCCATCTGAGTTGCCTTTAAAGAAAGGTGACGTAGTTTATATTACAAGAGAAGAGCCAAGCGGTTGGTCTCTTGCAAAACTTCTAAATGGCTCTAAGGAAGGCTGGGTGCCAACAGCTTACATGAAACCACATTCTGGAAATAATAATGTCTCTGCGCCTCCTCCCCCCCCTCAGAACAGGAATGTTTCTCAACCCGTACCAAATTCTGTACAGCAGAATAACACCTCTGTAAACGTTCTTCCAACTGCAACCCAGGCAAGTTTGGGTGATGGTTTGGCGAATGCGCTGGCTGCGAGAGCTAATAAAATGAGATTAGAGAGTGATGACGAGGAGGctaatgaagatgaagaggaggaTGATTGGTAA